CGGTTTCAACAAGCTTTTGCAACACCCTAACCTTTTACCGTGACCACGGCGGCGTCACCCCATTCATGCGTGCATAGGCAATCGATTGCCCAAGATGCTCGTTCATGTGCGTAATGAGTTGAAATAAAACGCCCCATCCTTCTGTCTCTCGACCATAAAGGCGCGTTGAAACGTTCATTCCCGCTGCCCCTAGTTCGTCGGTTGTTGCCTTAACATAGGCCACTGAGGCCCGTAAATGCTCAAGGACGTTTTGTTTCCCTGTCACAGACGCCATGGCATCCAGGTTCACATCTGCGGGGAGCGTTGTATCGAGGTAGGTATGGGGATGGTTGTAGTTGTAGCGCGCAATATGCATATACACCTCTTCCACTGACATCGCTTCATTATCCGGACGCCATGCGTATAGCTCAGCCGGCATGGCTTCTGCCAACGCTAAA
This window of the Bacteroidota bacterium genome carries:
- a CDS encoding DinB family protein, with protein sequence MKSRFSFVCLLLAGLLTGSLFVPTGAVAQDSASFKAEFLRHFNTSARKFLALAEAMPAELYAWRPDNEAMSVEEVYMHIARYNYNHPHTYLDTTLPADVNLDAMASVTGKQNVLEHLRASVAYVKATTDELGAAGMNVSTRLYGRETEGWGVLFQLITHMNEHLGQSIAYARMNGVTPPWSR